A window from Chrysemys picta bellii isolate R12L10 chromosome 20, ASM1138683v2, whole genome shotgun sequence encodes these proteins:
- the LOC135976692 gene encoding trypsin-like, producing the protein MERAGFALLLLLLLPAASPREDRIIGGTECPELGHPWLVLLYYFDQHYCSGILLNQDWVLTAAHCKLSHIQVRLGEHSRGTSSGNEQFAAAQEIIPHPGFRAPSAGSRDYENDIMLLRLSPPAVYTDYVQPLALTDSCPPEGTHCTVMGWGTTTSPDETYPDVPQCLDIDILSNTICQDAYPEKVTENMLCAGVLEGGKDSCQGDSGGPLVCNGKPQGLVSWGDHPCAQPNKPGVYTNICKYLDWIQETIAGK; encoded by the exons ATGGAGCGGGCCGGCTTcgcgctgctgctgcttctgctgctgcctgcag cctccccccgaGAAGATCGGATCATTGGGGGTACCGAGTGCCCAGAGTTGGGGCACCCCTGGCTGGTTCTCCTCTACTACTTTGACCAACACTACTGCTCCGGCATCCTACTGAACCAGGATTGGGTGCTCACTGCCGCCCACTGCAAGCTGAG TCACATCCAGGTGCGCCTAGGGGAGCACAGCCGTGGAACGAGCTCGGGGAACGAGCAGTTCGCCGCCGCCCAGGAAATCATCCCCCACCCCGGATTCCGCGCCCCCAGCGCCGGCAGCCGGGACTACGAGAATGACATCATGCTGCTCCGCCTGTCACCCCCGGCCGTCTACACTGACTACGTGCAGCCCCTGGCACTGACTGACAGCTGCCCCCCAGAAGGGACCCACTGCACCGTGATGGGATGGGGCACCACCACCAGCCCCGATG AGACGTACCCTGATGTTCCCCAGTGCTTGGACATCGATATTCTCTCCAATACCATCTGCCAGGATGCGTACCCCGAGAAAGTGACTGAGAACATGCTCTGcgctggggtgctggaggggggcaaAGACTCCTGCCAG GGTGACTCCGGCGGGCCCCTGGTCTGTAATGGGAAGCCGCAGGGCCTGGTTTCCTGGGGAGATCACCCCTGCGCCCAGCCCAACAAGCCTGGGGTCTACACCAACATCTGCAAATACCTAGACTGGATCCAGGAGACCATCGCGGGGAAGTGA